The Ahaetulla prasina isolate Xishuangbanna chromosome 14, ASM2864084v1, whole genome shotgun sequence genome includes a region encoding these proteins:
- the DNAJA3 gene encoding dnaJ homolog subfamily A member 3, mitochondrial isoform X3: MAAWSVSRWLAEAATAAGSCRAGGAEPRRLALVLALARWRSVAPVASRAALAPRMGNRSGIRPLPLVWAASIHTSASSSSKEDYYQILGVPRSASQKEIKKAYYQLAKKYHPDTNKDDPKAKEKFSQLAEAYEVLGDEVKRKQYDTYGTADFGFGSGSAGSGQQYRHTGPTIDPEELFRKIFGEFSQSPFGDFSTVFDQPQEYIMDLTFTQAAKGVNKEIMVQINDNCQRCDGRGHEPGTRVVHCSYCNGTGTVRAGQETINTGPFVMRSTCRRCGGRGSVVTNPCVICRGSGQTKQKKTVMVPVPAGVEDGQTVRMPVGRKEIFITFRVQKSPVFRRDSADIHSDLFISIAQAVLGGTARSPGLYETINVMIPPGIQADQRIRMSGKGIPKVNSYGYGDHYIHIKVKVPKRLTDRQRALMLSYAEDETDVEGTVNGITSTTTGKRSTGN, from the exons ATGGCAGCCTGGTCCGTCTCACGCTGGCTGGCGGAGGCGGCAACCGCTGCCGGGAGCTGCCGGGCGGGCGGCGCGGAGCCGCGGCGCCTGGCTCTGGTGCTGGCTCTTGCCCGCTGGCGGAGCGTGGCCCCCGTCGCCTCTCGCGCGGCCCTGGCGCCGCGGATGGGAAACCGCTCCG GAATCCGACCGCTTCCTCTCGTCTGGGCGGCTTCGATTCACACCAGCGCCTCGAGCAGCAGCAAAGAGGATTATTACCAGATTCTGGGTGTGCCTCGCAGCGCCAGCCAGAAGGAGATCAAGAAGGCCTATTACCAG cTTGCCAAGAAGTATCATCCTGACACCAATAAGGATGACCCTAAAGCAAAGGAGAAGTTTTCTCAATTGGCTGAGGCCTATGAG GTCTTGGGAGATGAAGTAAAGCGGAAGCAGTATGACACTTACGGTACCGCGGACTTTGGCTTTGGCTCTGGCTCGGCAGGTTCCGGGCAGCAGTACAGGCACACTGGCCCAACTATTGACCCTGAGGAGCTGTTTAGGAAGATCTTTGGGGAGTTCTCGCAGTCCCCTTTTGGAGACTTTAGCACTGTCTTTGACCAGCCCCAGGAG TACATTATGGATCTGACATTCACCCAGGCGGCAAAGGGCGTCAACAAGGAGATCATGGTGCAGATCAATGACAACTGCCAGCGCTGTGATGGCAGAGGGCATGAACCGGGCACCAGAGTAGTGCATTGCTCCTACTGCAACGGGACTGGCACAGTAAGGGCAGGGCAG GAGACGATCAACACAGGCCCGTTCGTCATGCGTTCGACGTGTCGACGGTGTGGTGGGCGGGGTTCAGTTGTAACTAACCCATGTGTGATTTGTCGTGGCTCTGGCCAAACCAAGCAGAAGAAGACAGTGATGGTCCCGGTCCCAGCAG GTGTGGAGGATGGACAGACCGTTCGGATGCCTGTTGGAAGGAAAGAAATTTTCATTACTTTCAGG GTTCAGAAAAGCCCCGTGTTCCGGAGAGACAGTGCTGATATCCACTCCGACCTCTTCATCTCCATAGCACAAGCTGTTCTTGGAGGGACAGCAAGGTCGCCCGGCCTATATGAGACGATCAACGTTATG ATCCCCCCTGGCATCCAGGCTGACCAGAGGATTCGGATGAGCGGGAAGGGAATTCCCAAGGTGAACAGCTACGGTTATGGAGACCACTACATTCATATCAAGGTCAAAGTTCCCAA GAGGCTGACTGATCGCCAGCGAGCCTTGATGCTGAGCTATGCAGAAGATGAAACCGATGTAGAAGGGACTGTGAATGGCATCACCAGCACCACTA
- the DNAJA3 gene encoding dnaJ homolog subfamily A member 3, mitochondrial isoform X4, producing MAAWSVSRWLAEAATAAGSCRAGGAEPRRLALVLALARWRSVAPVASRAALAPRMGNRSGIRPLPLVWAASIHTSASSSSKEDYYQILGVPRSASQKEIKKAYYQLAKKYHPDTNKDDPKAKEKFSQLAEAYEVLGDEVKRKQYDTYGTADFGFGSGSAGSGQQYRHTGPTIDPEELFRKIFGEFSQSPFGDFSTVFDQPQEYIMDLTFTQAAKGVNKEIMVQINDNCQRCDGRGHEPGTRVVHCSYCNGTGTETINTGPFVMRSTCRRCGGRGSVVTNPCVICRGSGQTKQKKTVMVPVPAGVEDGQTVRMPVGRKEIFITFRVQKSPVFRRDSADIHSDLFISIAQAVLGGTARSPGLYETINVMIPPGIQADQRIRMSGKGIPKVNSYGYGDHYIHIKVKVPKRLTDRQRALMLSYAEDETDVEGTVNGITSTTTGKRSTGN from the exons ATGGCAGCCTGGTCCGTCTCACGCTGGCTGGCGGAGGCGGCAACCGCTGCCGGGAGCTGCCGGGCGGGCGGCGCGGAGCCGCGGCGCCTGGCTCTGGTGCTGGCTCTTGCCCGCTGGCGGAGCGTGGCCCCCGTCGCCTCTCGCGCGGCCCTGGCGCCGCGGATGGGAAACCGCTCCG GAATCCGACCGCTTCCTCTCGTCTGGGCGGCTTCGATTCACACCAGCGCCTCGAGCAGCAGCAAAGAGGATTATTACCAGATTCTGGGTGTGCCTCGCAGCGCCAGCCAGAAGGAGATCAAGAAGGCCTATTACCAG cTTGCCAAGAAGTATCATCCTGACACCAATAAGGATGACCCTAAAGCAAAGGAGAAGTTTTCTCAATTGGCTGAGGCCTATGAG GTCTTGGGAGATGAAGTAAAGCGGAAGCAGTATGACACTTACGGTACCGCGGACTTTGGCTTTGGCTCTGGCTCGGCAGGTTCCGGGCAGCAGTACAGGCACACTGGCCCAACTATTGACCCTGAGGAGCTGTTTAGGAAGATCTTTGGGGAGTTCTCGCAGTCCCCTTTTGGAGACTTTAGCACTGTCTTTGACCAGCCCCAGGAG TACATTATGGATCTGACATTCACCCAGGCGGCAAAGGGCGTCAACAAGGAGATCATGGTGCAGATCAATGACAACTGCCAGCGCTGTGATGGCAGAGGGCATGAACCGGGCACCAGAGTAGTGCATTGCTCCTACTGCAACGGGACTGGCACA GAGACGATCAACACAGGCCCGTTCGTCATGCGTTCGACGTGTCGACGGTGTGGTGGGCGGGGTTCAGTTGTAACTAACCCATGTGTGATTTGTCGTGGCTCTGGCCAAACCAAGCAGAAGAAGACAGTGATGGTCCCGGTCCCAGCAG GTGTGGAGGATGGACAGACCGTTCGGATGCCTGTTGGAAGGAAAGAAATTTTCATTACTTTCAGG GTTCAGAAAAGCCCCGTGTTCCGGAGAGACAGTGCTGATATCCACTCCGACCTCTTCATCTCCATAGCACAAGCTGTTCTTGGAGGGACAGCAAGGTCGCCCGGCCTATATGAGACGATCAACGTTATG ATCCCCCCTGGCATCCAGGCTGACCAGAGGATTCGGATGAGCGGGAAGGGAATTCCCAAGGTGAACAGCTACGGTTATGGAGACCACTACATTCATATCAAGGTCAAAGTTCCCAA GAGGCTGACTGATCGCCAGCGAGCCTTGATGCTGAGCTATGCAGAAGATGAAACCGATGTAGAAGGGACTGTGAATGGCATCACCAGCACCACTA
- the DNAJA3 gene encoding dnaJ homolog subfamily A member 3, mitochondrial isoform X1 produces the protein MAAWSVSRWLAEAATAAGSCRAGGAEPRRLALVLALARWRSVAPVASRAALAPRMGNRSGIRPLPLVWAASIHTSASSSSKEDYYQILGVPRSASQKEIKKAYYQLAKKYHPDTNKDDPKAKEKFSQLAEAYEVLGDEVKRKQYDTYGTADFGFGSGSAGSGQQYRHTGPTIDPEELFRKIFGEFSQSPFGDFSTVFDQPQEYIMDLTFTQAAKGVNKEIMVQINDNCQRCDGRGHEPGTRVVHCSYCNGTGTVRAGQETINTGPFVMRSTCRRCGGRGSVVTNPCVICRGSGQTKQKKTVMVPVPAGVEDGQTVRMPVGRKEIFITFRVQKSPVFRRDSADIHSDLFISIAQAVLGGTARSPGLYETINVMIPPGIQADQRIRMSGKGIPKVNSYGYGDHYIHIKVKVPKRLTDRQRALMLSYAEDETDVEGTVNGITSTTTGGRGTTSTGAGEERPEAGDGTEGFLAKLKKMFSF, from the exons ATGGCAGCCTGGTCCGTCTCACGCTGGCTGGCGGAGGCGGCAACCGCTGCCGGGAGCTGCCGGGCGGGCGGCGCGGAGCCGCGGCGCCTGGCTCTGGTGCTGGCTCTTGCCCGCTGGCGGAGCGTGGCCCCCGTCGCCTCTCGCGCGGCCCTGGCGCCGCGGATGGGAAACCGCTCCG GAATCCGACCGCTTCCTCTCGTCTGGGCGGCTTCGATTCACACCAGCGCCTCGAGCAGCAGCAAAGAGGATTATTACCAGATTCTGGGTGTGCCTCGCAGCGCCAGCCAGAAGGAGATCAAGAAGGCCTATTACCAG cTTGCCAAGAAGTATCATCCTGACACCAATAAGGATGACCCTAAAGCAAAGGAGAAGTTTTCTCAATTGGCTGAGGCCTATGAG GTCTTGGGAGATGAAGTAAAGCGGAAGCAGTATGACACTTACGGTACCGCGGACTTTGGCTTTGGCTCTGGCTCGGCAGGTTCCGGGCAGCAGTACAGGCACACTGGCCCAACTATTGACCCTGAGGAGCTGTTTAGGAAGATCTTTGGGGAGTTCTCGCAGTCCCCTTTTGGAGACTTTAGCACTGTCTTTGACCAGCCCCAGGAG TACATTATGGATCTGACATTCACCCAGGCGGCAAAGGGCGTCAACAAGGAGATCATGGTGCAGATCAATGACAACTGCCAGCGCTGTGATGGCAGAGGGCATGAACCGGGCACCAGAGTAGTGCATTGCTCCTACTGCAACGGGACTGGCACAGTAAGGGCAGGGCAG GAGACGATCAACACAGGCCCGTTCGTCATGCGTTCGACGTGTCGACGGTGTGGTGGGCGGGGTTCAGTTGTAACTAACCCATGTGTGATTTGTCGTGGCTCTGGCCAAACCAAGCAGAAGAAGACAGTGATGGTCCCGGTCCCAGCAG GTGTGGAGGATGGACAGACCGTTCGGATGCCTGTTGGAAGGAAAGAAATTTTCATTACTTTCAGG GTTCAGAAAAGCCCCGTGTTCCGGAGAGACAGTGCTGATATCCACTCCGACCTCTTCATCTCCATAGCACAAGCTGTTCTTGGAGGGACAGCAAGGTCGCCCGGCCTATATGAGACGATCAACGTTATG ATCCCCCCTGGCATCCAGGCTGACCAGAGGATTCGGATGAGCGGGAAGGGAATTCCCAAGGTGAACAGCTACGGTTATGGAGACCACTACATTCATATCAAGGTCAAAGTTCCCAA GAGGCTGACTGATCGCCAGCGAGCCTTGATGCTGAGCTATGCAGAAGATGAAACCGATGTAGAAGGGACTGTGAATGGCATCACCAGCACCACTA
- the DNAJA3 gene encoding dnaJ homolog subfamily A member 3, mitochondrial isoform X2: MAAWSVSRWLAEAATAAGSCRAGGAEPRRLALVLALARWRSVAPVASRAALAPRMGNRSGIRPLPLVWAASIHTSASSSSKEDYYQILGVPRSASQKEIKKAYYQLAKKYHPDTNKDDPKAKEKFSQLAEAYEVLGDEVKRKQYDTYGTADFGFGSGSAGSGQQYRHTGPTIDPEELFRKIFGEFSQSPFGDFSTVFDQPQEYIMDLTFTQAAKGVNKEIMVQINDNCQRCDGRGHEPGTRVVHCSYCNGTGTETINTGPFVMRSTCRRCGGRGSVVTNPCVICRGSGQTKQKKTVMVPVPAGVEDGQTVRMPVGRKEIFITFRVQKSPVFRRDSADIHSDLFISIAQAVLGGTARSPGLYETINVMIPPGIQADQRIRMSGKGIPKVNSYGYGDHYIHIKVKVPKRLTDRQRALMLSYAEDETDVEGTVNGITSTTTGGRGTTSTGAGEERPEAGDGTEGFLAKLKKMFSF, translated from the exons ATGGCAGCCTGGTCCGTCTCACGCTGGCTGGCGGAGGCGGCAACCGCTGCCGGGAGCTGCCGGGCGGGCGGCGCGGAGCCGCGGCGCCTGGCTCTGGTGCTGGCTCTTGCCCGCTGGCGGAGCGTGGCCCCCGTCGCCTCTCGCGCGGCCCTGGCGCCGCGGATGGGAAACCGCTCCG GAATCCGACCGCTTCCTCTCGTCTGGGCGGCTTCGATTCACACCAGCGCCTCGAGCAGCAGCAAAGAGGATTATTACCAGATTCTGGGTGTGCCTCGCAGCGCCAGCCAGAAGGAGATCAAGAAGGCCTATTACCAG cTTGCCAAGAAGTATCATCCTGACACCAATAAGGATGACCCTAAAGCAAAGGAGAAGTTTTCTCAATTGGCTGAGGCCTATGAG GTCTTGGGAGATGAAGTAAAGCGGAAGCAGTATGACACTTACGGTACCGCGGACTTTGGCTTTGGCTCTGGCTCGGCAGGTTCCGGGCAGCAGTACAGGCACACTGGCCCAACTATTGACCCTGAGGAGCTGTTTAGGAAGATCTTTGGGGAGTTCTCGCAGTCCCCTTTTGGAGACTTTAGCACTGTCTTTGACCAGCCCCAGGAG TACATTATGGATCTGACATTCACCCAGGCGGCAAAGGGCGTCAACAAGGAGATCATGGTGCAGATCAATGACAACTGCCAGCGCTGTGATGGCAGAGGGCATGAACCGGGCACCAGAGTAGTGCATTGCTCCTACTGCAACGGGACTGGCACA GAGACGATCAACACAGGCCCGTTCGTCATGCGTTCGACGTGTCGACGGTGTGGTGGGCGGGGTTCAGTTGTAACTAACCCATGTGTGATTTGTCGTGGCTCTGGCCAAACCAAGCAGAAGAAGACAGTGATGGTCCCGGTCCCAGCAG GTGTGGAGGATGGACAGACCGTTCGGATGCCTGTTGGAAGGAAAGAAATTTTCATTACTTTCAGG GTTCAGAAAAGCCCCGTGTTCCGGAGAGACAGTGCTGATATCCACTCCGACCTCTTCATCTCCATAGCACAAGCTGTTCTTGGAGGGACAGCAAGGTCGCCCGGCCTATATGAGACGATCAACGTTATG ATCCCCCCTGGCATCCAGGCTGACCAGAGGATTCGGATGAGCGGGAAGGGAATTCCCAAGGTGAACAGCTACGGTTATGGAGACCACTACATTCATATCAAGGTCAAAGTTCCCAA GAGGCTGACTGATCGCCAGCGAGCCTTGATGCTGAGCTATGCAGAAGATGAAACCGATGTAGAAGGGACTGTGAATGGCATCACCAGCACCACTA